In Pygocentrus nattereri isolate fPygNat1 chromosome 3, fPygNat1.pri, whole genome shotgun sequence, the DNA window GCAGTCATGCCGTAAAAAATCGTTGGCaaaaaaattgaatttaaaacattttccacaTATGGTAAACGCACATAATCAGCTGAGGCTGATTCAGGCTGAGCCATTTTTTTATAACAGTACATTAAAGTGCCAAAAGtaataagattatttaacaactcaacacagtcCGCACTGTAAAAGGTTCtcttaaatgtgcattaaattaCACACGCAGTTTACATGAAGCCAACTGGTGGAGAAAGTAAGCTTCATTTACTTGTTAGaaacattagcctcgtagctccagtatAAGACGAAAGAATcaatatacataaaaacaaaaggtGGAAATTGTACTGTAACGGTTTTATGCACTGTGAAAATGTATAcattggaaaaagaaaaacaagctaaaTGTAGTCGACATATAATTTCTGTACAaatattctaagattattcAGCCTCTTTCTAGATGAGCAATGTGTGAAACATGCAAAGGTTACCTGCCAAGAGAACAGAAGACAATTTCACAagataaaatgactaaaaacaagttaaatgcactgaaattaaataaataaactctgaTATCAGTCAGAACattattcattaaatattaCTTAATGAATGATGTTCTGACAAAGATaccaaaatgagaaatattagatatgtaCCAGAAAATTTCACCTGTCAAGACCATTTTTGTGTAATTACCTGAGAGATGTTGACTCCAGTCAGTTTCTCCACAGTTAGAGGCAGGCGGGTCATAATATCCAGAACCTCCCCAGTCAGCTTGGCTGCTCCCACCTCCGAGCCTCCGCTGGACACCATGGTGACTTTCTGGGCCGCAGAGAGGGGCTTGGTGATCTCTTCTGCCATCTTGAGGAGAAAACAAACATcaggtattttaaaaaaacaatccaCCGACAGCATAATTAGGCAGAATTGATTGACTGCTTGATTTATTATGGTTCTCTTCATGATGGGGTGGCTGACCAGAGGCAGTTTTTCCAGCAGCATGTCCACCATGGCTCCCTCCTTGTACTGCTTGAAAGCCTCAGCCTTCTTGGCCATCTGCTCTGCCTCGGCACGACCTTTAGCTTCCATAGCAAATGCCTCGGCCTCTCCTTTCATCTgacagagagaacgagagagagagagagagagagagagagagagagagagagagagagagagagagagaaaggcaatTTATAACCTCTAATATCTTTTATGATTCCTGAAAATACAGCACAGAAGGAAAAAGCAAGGGAATTTACTAACTCACTCTAATAGACTCTGCCTCAGCTTCAGCCTCCATGATCAACTGCAGCCTGCCAAGCAAAGAAGAGGGGATGTGTTACAGGCCTTAATGGTTCActtgtgtgtttgttggtgACTCATATCATGTGCAAAATATGAAGTTAAACCTGCTACTGACATGTATGTAACGATGGGTTTGATGCAATACAATCAAATATAGGGAAACCGAGTCAGATTGACAGGAACAGGAGTGACCaggcctacaacacaaatatagccattttatttactatccaaaatgaccagtgaaccttcacgtgtcttctgagtttttatacgtcattgatgatggtaaacctgaaaaatgaactgcCTCACAGCAGCGTACAAGTACCTCTCTGACGTAAATGGCTTTTAGACCAGTTCTAGACCGAACCTTCTCTAGCGTGTCATGACTCAATGTCTCAAACATTCAAggaagctttcagaggcattaaccTCGACTTGTGATTCCTAGCAGCAACACTGTGACCATttttgactcagtaagtttctctagaacagcgcatttcacatcaaaccactcagaacgaCTTCAGACCATTTTAATTACGCAGACATTTGGAAAAATCTGAGCAATTCAGTTTCTCATAATGTTCAAAAGCGCTTCTAAAACATCATGAGAGGAAAAGCAATAAACCAATGATATCACTGTTCACTGCTCCCTGCCCACTCTCTTATCGACAGAACGTTAGCAGAGACAGAGACCCTCAGGTTGTTGTTTCCACACAGCTCTtccaaaaaatcagatttttaccTATTCACACCTGTAATATGAATATATCCAGTGTCTCAAACACGTCTGAAATATACATGGGGAACACGCAGCCAGGGATggtattataatatatatgaatattcaAACTTATATCAGCTGTATATTTCACTTGATTACGCATTCCATATGGCATCCATGGTttagattaaaaaaaggaaatgagcaacataaaatatttctgaaaatcCTGTACATGTACataacccagaaggataagtggcttagaagtgtgtgtgtgtgtgtgtgtgtgtgtatacactatattgccaaaagtatccgctcgtctggcttctcacgcatatgaacttgagtgacatcccatttttaatccacagggtttaatatgatgtcggctcaccctttgcagctataacagcttcagctcttctgggaaggctttccacaagggttaggagtgtgtatgggaatttttgtccgttcttccagaagagcatttgtgaggtcagacactgatgttggacgagaaggcctggctcacagtctccgctctaattcatcccaaaggtgttctatcgggttgaggtcaggactctgtgcaggccagtcaagttcttccacaccaaactggctcatccatgtctttatggacctgctttgtgcactggtgcgcagtcatgttggaacaggaaggggccaaactccccaaatggtgcttggttttatacacctgtggccatggaagtgattggaacacccacaaatacaaatacactgagGTACAGCCTGCGTGTGGGAAACTTACTTATGCACATGTTGATAGTGGGTCTGAGAAACTAAAGATTATTCACGTGCTGTGGTTACAAGTTACCGTTCAGCCTCAGCGAGTTTCTCCAGCCGGTATCTCTCGGCCTCGGCTGGTTTCTTGACCTTGGCCTCCAGTTCTTTCTCTTTGCGTGCGATTTCCTGTTCCTGCAGTGTAATCTGCTGCGTGCGCTCCACCACCTTCACCTGCATCTTCTCCTCCTCAATCCGTTGCTTTGTCTTAGCCACCTAATGCAAAAGAACAAGGAAGAGGGAACGATTATCAtgtcattctccagcttctacactataacaaaaaaaagctgaatGAGCTGAACTTGCTTGCTTAAAACGTGTACATTATTTTCACATGAATATTACTTCTGATAATACCTGTGCtgttatatttcttttttcactgtACACATTTGacgtaaattcagtgcatcacttttaTCAGTTTACTATTCTAGATTTTGCGAATGACTTCAGAAGGCGGCGGAACTCGTATAATTGATCCTGGGGCTGTCACACGACTCCCGTACCTGAAGCTGATAGGCCATCTCAGATTCAGCCTTCTTGGTGTTGACCTCTATGTCATAGGCAGCCTTCTTCAGCTCATAGTCTCTCTGGGCCTTCGCCATCTCAATCTCATTCACATACTGTGCAGATACTTTCTCCTGCGTGGCATGAGCTTCctaaacagacacacaaagtGAATAGTAAGCAAGAGTAtaaatcaactttttttttggttgttttttttttttgtacaattcATATTTTTACTTACATAAATATGATGCAGACAATAAAAGCAAGCCTTTTTGGGTAAGGTGGTTTAGAAAATCACTTGAGAACTTTATATTTGCCAAAATTGAGAGCACACTTACACTAATACTGTATACTGACACCGTAATAAACACTCTGGTTCTGCTAAGGCTTAAAACCATAACGTTTAAAACCAGAAGCACAGCAAGTAACGTACAATATGTTAGTAACAGGTTCATTTCCATTCATTCGTAAATCACAAGTGAAGAGCATGGCGTGAGGGTATAGTTTTTAATATACTGTCACCTGTGTTTGCGAGTTTGAAGCTTATATACTTGTCATTAGGAGTATAATTAGGGGGTTAGATAATCATCAATAGACATGTGGTCTTACAATCCAAAAATTTAAGTAGTATTTCTAAGCACATTATAGGCTAGAATAAAGATAACTGTAATGCAATCTTCTAACTATTCAAAGCCATCtgtataatgccttatgaatccATTATAACACTGTGAATGTGTTCATATATTCATAGACAGGGTATTCCTATTAAAGGGGTAACGAGAAGTCTTACCCTAATGACTGCGTCTCTCTTGTACTGAGCCTCCCCGATGCGAGCGTCTCTCTGAACCTGAGCAGTACGAGCTTTACCCAGAGAGTTGAGGTAGTCcttacagtggggcaaaaaatgGAGTTAGTTCAGTAAACGTTACAAGGTAAGGGAGTGtattactgtatgtgtgtgttgagcCAAGTCACCTGGTCATCATGAACATCCTTCAGTGTGTAGCTGACCACTCCAATGCCCATGTTGACCAAGTCAGAAGAAGCCACCTTGAACACCTGCTCTGAAAACTTCTTACGATCCTGATAGATCTCCTTCAGGATAATAGAAATTGGGTAGAAAGTAACATTAGGAGCTGATGAGTACACGCTGGATCTACACaaataagcaaaaatgggaTACAAGTAGGAACGGGAcgtaggggtgggcgatatggcaaaaatagtGTATCACAAGGCTTTAGGATATTTTCACGATGCACAATATAAATTACgatatttacatgttttctttCTGAGCTTTAATAAGTTGAAAGAGACACATTAGAGCCTGTAGTCCCAcatattaaaagaaatgaaactaaattaataataaacctacaagtacaaagatttttatttaatgtttcacatactgtgcaGCAGTGATTCATTAAAACTGACCTAATTTTTTGGCCAAGATGTTGTACTTGACAATGTTATGAAGGCGGATGGCTACGTtggctgtatgtgtttgtttttgaaggGAATGTCCACCATTATGTCTAGCAGGCTGTCTCTTGTTGTTGGTGGGATGGGGTAGGGGGTGGTTCTATAGTTTCTTACCCCTCTTACCCCTGACCCACTTATGCTCACCTTTTAATGGAACATGCAGTCAGTACATGCAGTGTTGACAGTACTGACagtatccacaatatgctcaaaGCGTACAGCGACATAACTCAATCACCATAATGATAAAGTACCAAGAAATGGCCCATCCCTGACAGGATGGTATGAAAATATCATAATTTCATTAACAAAAACTATCACATTTACTGCTGTTAACACTATATGGTTAAAAACTTCAAGAGCTGAAATCAGCACAAGGGCAAATTTCAATTTACCCCATAGGCAAGGTTAATTGTAACAGATGGAAGAGTCCGTTTCTTTAAATGCTCTAAACTGATCATGTATAAATGCTATAAAAGTctaacatacatacaaacatacaatataaaacatacagtgtgatgctgtttgaaTCAGACAAGTTTTCCAACCCAAATAAAGAGATATctgcataaaaatatatatatatatatgattagtGAAAGAGTTGTCAGAAATCGCCAATTTTAGACCAAAGTTGAAAAGCAAATTTTAACATGACAAAACtggaatatattttattgaaatggCCACAGAACAGGTTCAATTTTGGCTTTCTGTCACCCAAACACTTCATTCGTTCAATGTTTGCTCTCTCAGACATTCGTTTTTTATCAACACTTGTTTCAGCAGCAGAAACAAATCTGCACTGTAGTGAGCCCCtcccatttgaaaatgccagctgacctctacactggctgtgtttacatgcaaatttgaaaaaaaatttattaaatacattcctattatagattaagactgtggtgtttattctcactctacttgACAATCTGACataaaatctctgtttacattctCACTACAAGTAATTCGATccaaaataacacacacacacacacaaagtaccacttagtgtagacgttaccatgacaacaacaatTAAACTTtgcgatagggaatgtaatcagatacaggcatttatacggttattattcttctatttaacagattatttacacgATTATCCTCCTCCTTCAATCGGATAGAAGTTGTATACCGAATGTCTTCCATCACACTAGACTGTTCCAaggcgtttacatggacgtattctatccCGACTGAGCttttagtcagattattaacaggtTATCAGGTGCGTAAACGTGGCCACGGAGTcggaatttcatgatgaatggaacaataCAATTATTAGAATAACACCTGGTAagattaacttacattgaaactttttttttgtttctcttcttacttttttggagattttgctGACAGCGACTACGTGTCGTTCCCTGCGGCAGATATTTACCTTCACTGTGACTTCATAAAGAGACTATAATCACACCAATCATACACGTTTTTCAGAAATATTAACATCTAAAAAGTGTTGAGTATGATTTCTACCACCGTTTGTCATTAAAACAAGTAACTGTCCCATCCATAGATGACAGATTACACTGTGCATCTGTAGACAACAGAAGCATCACAGTGGTATTTCCTGATTCTCGTTCCACAGCATGTTCTTCCACTTTACTGCGCAGTGTGcgggtgtgtgtttgtacctCCACGGTCAGGTGAGCGATGATGGCTCTCTGGTGCCCCTCGAGCGTCTCCAGGGCGATCTGAGA includes these proteins:
- the flot1b gene encoding flotillin-1b isoform X2 — protein: MFHTCGPNEAMVVSGCGRSPPVMISGGRVFVLPCIQQIQRISLNTLTLNVKSDKVYTRHGVPISVTGIAQVKIQGQNKEMLATACQMFMGKSEAEISQIALETLEGHQRAIIAHLTVEEIYQDRKKFSEQVFKVASSDLVNMGIGVVSYTLKDVHDDQDYLNSLGKARTAQVQRDARIGEAQYKRDAVIREAHATQEKVSAQYVNEIEMAKAQRDYELKKAAYDIEVNTKKAESEMAYQLQVAKTKQRIEEEKMQVKVVERTQQITLQEQEIARKEKELEAKVKKPAEAERYRLEKLAEAERLQLIMEAEAEAESIRMKGEAEAFAMEAKGRAEAEQMAKKAEAFKQYKEGAMVDMLLEKLPLMAEEITKPLSAAQKVTMVSSGGSEVGAAKLTGEVLDIMTRLPLTVEKLTGVNISQVITQKWS
- the flot1b gene encoding flotillin-1b isoform X1, coding for MFHTCGPNEAMVVSGCGRSPPVMISGGRVFVLPCIQQIQRISLNTLTLNVKSDKVYTRHGVPISVTGIAQVKIQGQNKEMLATACQMFMGKSEAEISQIALETLEGHQRAIIAHLTVEEIYQDRKKFSEQVFKVASSDLVNMGIGVVSYTLKDVHDDQDYLNSLGKARTAQVQRDARIGEAQYKRDAVIREAHATQEKVSAQYVNEIEMAKAQRDYELKKAAYDIEVNTKKAESEMAYQLQVAKTKQRIEEEKMQVKVVERTQQITLQEQEIARKEKELEAKVKKPAEAERYRLEKLAEAERLQLIMEAEAEAESIRMKGEAEAFAMEAKGRAEAEQMAKKAEAFKQYKEGAMVDMLLEKLPLMAEEITKPLSAAQKVTMVSSGGSEVGAAKLTGEVLDIMTRLPLTVEKLTGVNISQVSSTRMG